CCCACAACAGAATATTGCGGTTGCTGCACAGATTCATAAAACGTTCCGGGGAATATCCCCACACCTTGATCCTCATATATCCACGCAGATAATGAAAGAACTTCTCCATGGCCGTCCTCCTGTCTATTCATACTTAACACATTCAATACATCCACTGATCTTCATGTCCTCATTTGTATAGTAGTCAATCGACAAACATTTCCCCGATATACAGATTTGGCAGGTCTTACCCTGCAAGAGCACAAACGTGTCGCAATATTCAATTATGCCTTTATAGTTTTCGATCCAGGCTTCATAATTTCCGGTCAATGTGACAATAGA
The sequence above is a segment of the Lachnospiraceae bacterium JLR.KK008 genome. Coding sequences within it:
- a CDS encoding YabP/YqfC family sporulation protein — protein: MKKKIKQNKSNNAYETATRKEQVVDSLKLPKDLLLGASIVTLTGNYEAWIENYKGIIEYCDTFVLLQGKTCQICISGKCLSIDYYTNEDMKISGCIECVKYE